Proteins found in one Oncorhynchus mykiss isolate Arlee chromosome 3, USDA_OmykA_1.1, whole genome shotgun sequence genomic segment:
- the LOC118944468 gene encoding polysialoglycoprotein-like, which produces MIMGGVRELLLVVMTVGVVKVSCYPVGKSQKQDQVSLQRRLGELSSNDVSIVHALALLRSIGSDAKQAREEYLETNEVESQASPNHGSSPANDALSSEEKLRRMSSDDATSDAATGPSGDDATSEAATGPSGDDATSEAATGPSGDDATSEAATGPSGDDATSEAATGPSGDDATSEAATGPSGDDATSEAATGPSGDDATSEAATGPSGDDATSEAATGPSGDDATSEAATGPRMSSDDAATSEAATGPSGDAATSEAATGPSGDAATSEAATGPSGDAATSEAATGPSGDAATSEAATGPSGDDATSEAATGPSGDAATSEAATGPSGDAATSEAATGPSGDDATSEAATGPSGDDATSEAATGPSGDAATSEAATGPSGDAATSEAATGPSGDAATSEAATGPSGDAATSEAATGPSGDAATSEAATGPSGDAATSEAATGPSGDAATSEAATGPSGDAATSEAATGPSGDAATSEAATGPSGDAATSEAATGPSGDAATSEAATGPSGDAATSEAATGPSGDAATSEAATGPSGDAATSEAATGPSGDAATSEAATGPSGDAATSEAATGPSGDAATSEAATGPSGDDATSEAATGPSGDDATSEAATGPSGDDAMDI; this is translated from the exons atgatcatgggaggtgtgagagaattgctgctcgttgtgatgactgtgggggttgtcaaag tttcttgttaccctgttggaaagtcccagaagcaagatcaagtctctctgcagaggagacttggag agctgtcatcaaatgaCGTCTCCATTGTGCATGCCCTGGCCTTGCTCCGATCCATAGGGTCTGACGCTAAACAAGCCAGAGAAG AGTATTTAGAGACCAATGAAGTAGAATCCCAAGCTTCTCCAAACCATGGTAGCTCTCCGGCAAATGATGCCCTGTCCTCTGAGGAGAAGCTGAGGCGCATGTCCTcggacgacgccacctctgacgctgcgaccggcccgtctggcgacgacgccacctctgaagctgcgaccggcccgtctggcgacgacgccacctctgaagctgcgaccggcccgtctggcgacgacgccacctctgaagctgcgaccggcccgtctggcgacgacgccacctctgaagctgcgaccggcccgtctggcgacgacgccacctctgaagctgcgaccggcccgtctggcgacgacgccacctctgaagctgcgaccggcccgtctggcgacgacgccacctctgaagctgcgaccggcccgtctggcgacgacgccacctctgaagctgcgaccggcccgtctggcgacgacgccacctctgaagctgcgaccggccc gcgcatgtcctcggacgacgccgccacctctgaagctgcgaccggcccgtctggcgacgccgccacctctgaagctgcgaccggcccgtctggcgacgccgccacctctgaagctgcgaccggcccgtctggcgacgccgccacctctgaagctgcgaccggcccgtctggcgacgccgccacctctgaagctgcgaccggcccgtctggcgacgacgccacctctgaagctgcgaccggcccgtctggcgacgccgccacctctgaagctgcgaccggcccgtctggcgacgccgccacctctgaagctgcgaccggcccgtctggcgacgacgccacctctgaagctgcgaccggcccgtctggcgacgacgccacctctgaagctgcgaccggcccgtctggcgacgccgccacctctgaagctgcgaccggcccgtctggcgacgccgccacctctgaagctgcgaccggcccgtctggcgacgccgccacctctgaagctgcgaccggcccgtctggcgacgccgccacctctgaagctgcgaccggcccgtctggcgacgccgccacctctgaagctgcgaccggcccgtctggcgacgccgccacctctgaagctgcgaccggcccgtctggcgacgccgccacctctgaagctgcgaccggcccgtctggcgacgccgccacctctgaagctgcgaccggcccgtctggcgacgccgccacctctgaagctgcgaccggcccgtctggcgacgccgccacctctgaagctgcgaccggcccgtctggcgacgccgccacctctgaagctgcgaccggcccgtctggcgacgccgccacctctgaagctgcgaccggcccgtctggcgacgccgccacctctgaagctgcgaccggcccgtctggcgacgccgccacctctgaagctgcgaccggcccgtctggcgacgccgccacctctgaagctgcgaccggcccgtctggcgacgccgccacctctgaagctgcgaccggcccgtctggcgacgccgccacctctgaagctgcgaccggcccgtctggcgacgacgccacctctgaagctgcgaccggcccgtctggcgacgacgccacctctgaagctgcgaccggcccgtccggcgacgacgccatggatatctga